From a region of the Babylonia areolata isolate BAREFJ2019XMU chromosome 21, ASM4173473v1, whole genome shotgun sequence genome:
- the LOC143296483 gene encoding C-signal-like yields the protein MPCPKSVFISGASRGVGLGLVRQILSQPSTPDHVIASCRDPSTAEDLQALAKENACLKIVPLDVTKDSDIQAAYDQTAAIVGEEGLTVLINNAGINDKSNTGSLEQQTREKMQSHFNTNATAPVLMTQKFLPLLKKAAVRNGSLPLGCERATVVNVSSIMSSIQDTATKAKTDAYHYRASKAALNMFTALMATEFKESGILVAAIHPGWVKTDMGGSSAVLEVDASAKYVWSSITTMTSESSGLLHNYDGTVLPW from the exons ATGCCTTGTCCAAAGTCAGTGTTCATTTCAGGTGCCAGTCGAGGCGTGGGTCTGGGTCTGGTCAGACAGATCCTTTCCCAGCCCAGCACCCCAGACCACGTGATCGCCTCGTGCAGAGACCCCTCCACGGCTGAGGACCTGCAAGCCTTGGCCAAAGAGAACGCCTGTTTGAAGATAGTTCCTTTGGACGTCACGAAGGACAGCGACATCCAGGCAGCCTACGATCAGACGGCAGCgatagtgggggaggaggggctgacTGTGCTCATCAACAATGCTGGCATCAACGACAAGTCCAACACTGGCAGCTTGGAGCAGCAGACGCGAGAAAAGATGCAGTCCCACTTCAACACCAATGccacag CACCGGTGCTGATGACCCAGAAGTTCCTCCCCCTTCTGAAGAAGGCGGCAGTCAGAAACGGTTCTCTCCCCCTGGGCTGTGAGCGTGCCACTGTGGTCAATGTCTCCAGCATCATGTCCTCCATCCAGGACACTGCAACCAAGGCCAAGACAGACGCCTACCACTACCGCGCCTCCAAGGCCGCTCTCAACATGTTCACAGCCCTCATGGCTACGGAATTCAAAGAGTCTGGAATCCTGGTGGCGGCGATCCACCCCGGGTGGGTGAAGACCGACATGGGGGGGTCCTCGGCTGTTTTGGAAGTTGACGCGAGTGCGAAATATGTCTGGTCATCCATCACCACAATGACTTCGGAATCATCTGGCCTGCTGCACAATTACGATGGCACCGTTCTGCCTTGGTGA